In a single window of the Arcobacter sp. CECT 8986 genome:
- the gltX gene encoding glutamate--tRNA ligase — MAVTRFAPSPTGYLHIGGLRTALYNYLWARKTNGTFRLRIEDTDTQRNNADAMKAIINAFDWVGLDYDGEVEYQSKRMDIYRKYIQQLLDEGKAYYCYMSKEELDALREEQMANKQTPRYDGRYRDFTGTPPEGVEPVVRIKAPLEGKITFVDGIKSIININCNEVDDFVIARSNGNPTYNFVVTIDDALMGMTDVIRGDDHLTNTAKQIIIYEALGFDIPKFYHVPMINNPQGKKLSKRDGAMDVMEYKTQGFLPEALLNFLVRLGWSNKDQEIFSMEEMLELFDPSHINKSASSYNQEKLLWLNAHYIKNVSNERLAKELEFFDCHISGHDKKEMLLDLSKERAQTLVELKEAIEKIINRPESYDRKGVKKFIKEDTPKFLDTYLKTLEEKKDSLHLACDFEEVTKPFIEKFELKFPQLFQPIRISLTGGTQAPSVYDLMAILGYNEVNLRIRTALDKNFDKEAAE, encoded by the coding sequence ATGGCAGTTACAAGATTTGCGCCAAGTCCAACAGGATATTTACACATTGGTGGACTAAGAACAGCTTTATATAATTATTTATGGGCAAGAAAAACAAACGGTACATTTAGATTAAGAATTGAAGATACAGATACTCAAAGAAATAATGCAGATGCAATGAAAGCGATAATAAATGCTTTTGATTGGGTTGGTTTGGATTATGATGGTGAAGTAGAGTACCAATCAAAAAGAATGGATATTTACAGAAAATATATTCAACAACTTTTAGATGAAGGTAAAGCTTACTATTGTTATATGAGTAAAGAAGAGCTAGATGCTTTAAGAGAAGAGCAAATGGCTAACAAACAGACTCCAAGATATGATGGAAGATATAGAGACTTTACAGGAACTCCACCAGAAGGTGTAGAACCAGTAGTAAGAATCAAAGCTCCATTAGAAGGTAAAATTACTTTTGTTGATGGTATTAAATCAATCATAAACATTAATTGTAATGAAGTAGATGATTTTGTTATTGCAAGAAGTAATGGAAATCCTACATATAATTTTGTTGTAACAATTGACGATGCATTAATGGGAATGACTGATGTAATTAGAGGTGATGACCACTTAACAAATACAGCAAAACAAATTATTATTTATGAAGCACTTGGATTTGATATTCCTAAGTTTTATCATGTTCCAATGATAAACAATCCACAAGGTAAAAAACTATCAAAAAGAGATGGTGCTATGGATGTTATGGAATATAAAACTCAAGGTTTTCTTCCAGAAGCATTATTAAACTTTTTAGTTAGACTTGGTTGGTCAAATAAAGACCAAGAGATTTTTTCTATGGAAGAGATGTTAGAACTATTTGATCCATCACACATAAATAAATCTGCATCATCATATAACCAAGAAAAACTTTTATGGTTAAATGCACACTATATTAAAAATGTATCAAATGAAAGATTAGCAAAAGAGCTAGAGTTTTTTGATTGTCATATTAGTGGACATGATAAAAAAGAGATGCTACTTGATTTATCAAAAGAGAGAGCACAAACACTAGTTGAATTAAAAGAAGCAATTGAAAAAATTATAAACAGACCAGAATCATATGATAGAAAAGGTGTAAAAAAATTCATCAAAGAAGATACACCTAAATTTTTAGATACATATTTAAAAACATTAGAAGAGAAAAAAGATTCACTACATTTAGCTTGCGATTTTGAAGAAGTTACAAAACCATTTATTGAAAAATTTGAGTTAAAATTTCCTCAACTATTCCAACCAATTAGAATATCTCTAACAGGTGGAACTCAAGCACCTTCAGTTTATGACCTTATGGCTATTTTAGGTTATAATGAAGTAAATCTAAGAATAAGAACTGCTTTAGATAAAAACTTTGATAAAGAAGCAGCAGAGTAA
- the rsmA gene encoding 16S rRNA (adenine(1518)-N(6)/adenine(1519)-N(6))-dimethyltransferase RsmA — translation MENIKAKKKYGQNFLIDSTVLNRIIQAMPKGDNYVVEIGPGLGDLTKNLVKYKDMTAYEVDTDLIGILGSKFEEEIVSNRLKIVHKDVLTAWDEQKTLHEGKYDLIANLPYYIATNIILRALEDANCEHIIVMIQKEVAEKFTAKVNDKEFSSLGIITQLLTTDSKILFDVPPESFNPAPKVVSSVLYLKKDLTKSVSGDFKKFLKACFSQPRKKLSKNISSLIDKEILREIFEELNISENTRPHEVSASLYSQMYTKVKNGRNESTRG, via the coding sequence ATGGAAAACATTAAAGCTAAAAAGAAATATGGACAAAATTTTTTAATTGATTCTACAGTGTTAAACAGAATCATCCAAGCGATGCCCAAAGGCGATAATTACGTAGTTGAAATTGGGCCTGGCTTAGGTGATTTGACAAAAAATTTAGTCAAGTACAAAGATATGACTGCTTATGAAGTAGATACTGATTTAATTGGTATCTTAGGGTCTAAATTCGAAGAAGAGATAGTTAGTAACCGATTAAAAATAGTACATAAGGATGTATTGACTGCTTGGGATGAGCAAAAGACGTTACATGAAGGTAAATATGACTTAATAGCAAACTTACCTTACTATATCGCGACAAACATTATATTAAGAGCATTAGAGGATGCTAATTGTGAGCATATAATTGTTATGATACAAAAAGAGGTGGCAGAAAAATTTACTGCGAAAGTAAATGATAAAGAGTTCTCTTCATTAGGAATCATTACACAATTATTGACAACCGATTCAAAGATACTATTTGATGTACCTCCTGAATCATTCAACCCTGCTCCGAAGGTTGTTTCCTCAGTTCTATATCTAAAGAAAGATTTGACTAAATCTGTTAGTGGAGATTTTAAAAAGTTTTTGAAAGCATGTTTTTCTCAACCAAGAAAAAAGCTATCAAAAAATATCTCTTCTCTAATAGATAAAGAAATCTTGCGTGAGATATTTGAAGAACTTAATATAAGTGAAAACACAAGACCTCATGAAGTTAGCGCATCTTTGTATAGCCAAATGTATACAAAGGTAAAAAATGGAAGAAACGAAAGTACAAGAGGATAA
- the hisF gene encoding imidazole glycerol phosphate synthase subunit HisF: protein MSNFAKRIIPCLDVKDGRVVKGVNFVGLRDAGSPVEVAKRYNDEGADEITFLDITASHENRDTIVDIVKDVAKEVFIPLTVGGGIRKLDDIYKLLNVGCDKVSVNSSAVVNPDFIDEGAKRFGSQCIVVAIDVKKVEDGSYHVFVKGGREDTGLDAIKWAKEVYNRGAGEILLTSMDTDGAKTGFELNITEQISSIVDIPVIASGGAGTMEHIKEAFEHGASAALAASIFHFKEIDIMDLKRYLRSNNIPVRI from the coding sequence TTGAGTAATTTTGCAAAAAGAATAATCCCTTGCTTAGATGTAAAAGATGGAAGAGTTGTAAAGGGTGTTAATTTTGTTGGACTAAGAGATGCAGGAAGTCCAGTAGAAGTTGCAAAAAGATACAATGATGAGGGTGCAGATGAGATAACATTTCTTGATATTACTGCAAGCCATGAAAATAGAGATACAATAGTTGATATTGTAAAAGATGTAGCAAAAGAAGTTTTTATCCCTTTGACAGTTGGTGGAGGAATTAGAAAATTAGATGATATTTATAAACTACTTAATGTAGGTTGTGATAAAGTATCTGTTAACTCATCAGCTGTTGTAAATCCAGATTTTATTGATGAAGGTGCAAAAAGATTTGGAAGTCAATGTATTGTAGTTGCAATTGATGTAAAAAAAGTTGAAGATGGAAGCTACCATGTTTTTGTAAAAGGTGGACGAGAAGATACAGGACTTGATGCAATAAAATGGGCTAAAGAAGTCTATAATAGAGGTGCTGGTGAAATTCTCTTGACATCAATGGATACAGATGGAGCAAAAACTGGATTTGAACTAAATATTACAGAACAGATATCATCAATAGTTGATATTCCTGTTATTGCAAGTGGTGGAGCTGGAACAATGGAGCATATAAAAGAAGCATTTGAACATGGTGCAAGTGCAGCATTGGCAGCATCAATTTTCCATTTTAAAGAAATTGATATTATGGATTTAAAAAGATACTTAAGAAGTAACAATATCCCAGTAAGGATTTAA
- a CDS encoding winged helix-turn-helix transcriptional regulator, protein MNKDIDLIIDNEDEKCPVETALEVIDGKWKILILWYLRRDIKRFSELQKLMPKITQKMLSSKLKELESDGLIIRKVYPVVPPKVEYSMSEYGKSLKPILKQLYFWGEEHKRLRSKEL, encoded by the coding sequence ATGAATAAAGATATTGATTTAATTATAGATAATGAAGATGAAAAATGTCCAGTTGAAACTGCACTAGAAGTAATAGATGGTAAATGGAAAATTTTAATACTTTGGTATCTAAGAAGAGATATAAAAAGATTTAGTGAACTTCAAAAATTGATGCCAAAGATTACACAAAAAATGTTATCTTCAAAACTAAAAGAGTTGGAAAGTGATGGATTAATTATTAGAAAGGTTTATCCAGTTGTTCCACCCAAAGTTGAATATAGTATGAGTGAATATGGTAAAAGTCTAAAACCTATTTTAAAGCAACTTTATTTCTGGGGAGAGGAACACAAAAGGTTGAGAAGTAAAGAGTTATAA
- the rlmN gene encoding 23S rRNA (adenine(2503)-C(2))-methyltransferase RlmN, producing MQQSIYDFTLDELKEQLKPSFRAKQVYNWLYKKYASTFEEMKNIPKDLKENLKENYDIQLMEIVKKEISTDGSIKYLFKLRDGLTVEAVLLLMKKKQIAEDGTIEKSEKYTVCISSQVGCKVGCTFCLTAKGGFVRNLTVGEYISQIVNIKRDNNIPENKSLNIVYMGMGEPLDNYKNFIKAVKIFSELDGLAISRRRQTVSTSGISSKIEKLGNEDLGIQLAISLHAVDDELRSELIPMNKAYNIESIIDAVRKFPVDTRKKVMFEYLVIKNKNDDLKSADKLIKLLNGIKAKVNLIYFNPYPGTSYQRPESKDMVKFQEYLIKRGLLCTIRESKGLDISAACGQLKEKEANGNS from the coding sequence ATGCAACAATCAATATATGATTTTACATTAGATGAATTAAAAGAACAACTAAAACCTTCTTTTAGAGCAAAACAAGTTTATAACTGGCTTTATAAAAAATATGCTTCTACTTTTGAAGAGATGAAAAATATACCAAAAGACTTAAAAGAAAACCTAAAAGAGAATTACGATATTCAATTGATGGAAATAGTAAAAAAAGAGATAAGTACTGATGGAAGTATAAAATATCTATTCAAATTAAGAGATGGGTTAACAGTTGAAGCTGTATTACTTCTTATGAAGAAAAAGCAAATAGCTGAAGATGGAACAATAGAAAAAAGTGAAAAATATACTGTATGTATATCTTCACAAGTTGGATGTAAAGTAGGGTGTACTTTTTGTCTTACTGCAAAGGGTGGATTTGTAAGAAATCTTACAGTTGGTGAATATATCTCACAAATAGTAAATATAAAAAGAGATAACAATATTCCAGAAAACAAATCATTAAATATTGTTTATATGGGAATGGGTGAACCACTTGATAACTACAAAAACTTTATCAAAGCAGTAAAGATATTTAGTGAACTAGATGGACTTGCAATAAGTAGAAGAAGACAAACAGTATCTACATCTGGAATAAGTAGCAAAATAGAAAAATTAGGAAATGAAGATTTAGGTATTCAATTAGCTATATCTTTACACGCAGTTGATGATGAATTAAGAAGTGAACTAATTCCAATGAATAAAGCATACAATATTGAAAGTATTATTGATGCAGTTAGAAAGTTTCCTGTTGATACAAGAAAAAAAGTTATGTTTGAATATCTAGTAATAAAAAATAAAAATGATGACTTAAAATCAGCAGACAAATTAATAAAACTATTAAATGGAATTAAAGCTAAAGTAAATTTAATCTATTTTAATCCATATCCAGGAACATCATATCAAAGACCAGAAAGTAAAGATATGGTAAAATTCCAAGAATATTTAATTAAAAGAGGATTGCTTTGTACTATTAGAGAATCAAAAGGTCTTGATATTTCAGCAGCATGTGGACAATTAAAAGAAAAGGAAGCAAATGGGAACTCTTGA
- a CDS encoding SIMPL domain-containing protein yields the protein MKKFLLGTALSVLPLFSYDIHFNKSFEDSIKPDTLTTKLSIIVEAKKESSISNTLTKFNTFIKDVNSVDKNNGSLYIRPKYIYKDKSSQIDGYVGELNYDIASKDSKNINGFLSKILSIKKDDKTSIRVSNLSWKISQKSSENIISNLRIDSIIWAKDYANSLSKQLNSTCKVKEININSLYNPSILRMETRLMSAKSQANNLPIPDNSEKNIKLNANYTLECN from the coding sequence ATGAAAAAGTTTTTATTAGGTACTGCACTTAGTGTATTACCACTTTTTTCTTATGACATTCATTTTAATAAATCATTTGAAGATAGTATAAAGCCAGATACTTTAACTACTAAATTATCTATAATTGTAGAAGCAAAAAAAGAGAGTAGTATCTCAAATACATTAACAAAATTTAATACATTTATCAAAGATGTAAATAGTGTAGATAAAAACAATGGTTCTTTATACATAAGACCAAAATATATTTATAAAGATAAAAGTTCACAAATTGATGGCTATGTTGGTGAATTAAATTATGATATTGCATCAAAAGATTCTAAAAATATAAATGGATTTTTATCAAAAATATTATCAATAAAAAAAGATGATAAAACATCAATTAGAGTATCAAATTTATCTTGGAAGATAAGTCAAAAAAGTTCAGAAAATATAATTTCTAATTTAAGAATTGATTCAATTATTTGGGCAAAAGATTATGCAAATAGTTTATCAAAACAACTAAACTCAACGTGTAAAGTAAAAGAGATAAATATAAACTCTTTATATAATCCAAGTATTTTAAGAATGGAGACTAGACTTATGAGTGCTAAATCTCAAGCAAATAATTTACCAATTCCAGATAACAGTGAAAAAAATATAAAATTAAATGCAAATTATACATTGGAGTGTAATTAA
- a CDS encoding YhdH/YhfP family quinone oxidoreductase yields the protein MKAFVVEKIEDKKFTSSIKDIDIPNIENDEVLIKTSYSSLNYKDALSSIGNPGVTKVFPHVTGIDVAGEIEKSNSKDFSKGDKVVVTGYDLGMNTDGGHQEYVKVPAKWVIKIPNNLTEEEIMTYGTAGLTAALSVNELEENGIKSGKILVTGATGGVGSIAVSILSKLNYEVVAITGKKDKEEFLKSLGANKVVLRDEFDIENKRPLLSEEFDGVIDTVGGEFLAHSLKLIKHSGVATCCGLTSSFELNTNVFPFILRGIRLIGIDSVEIALDKKEKIWNKIANEYKISNMNKLVNKIELADIKEAYEKILSSKATGRYLVKI from the coding sequence ATGAAAGCATTTGTAGTTGAAAAGATAGAAGATAAAAAGTTTACTAGTTCAATAAAAGATATTGATATTCCAAATATTGAAAATGATGAAGTTTTAATAAAAACATCATATTCATCTTTAAATTATAAAGATGCTCTAAGTTCAATAGGAAATCCAGGTGTAACAAAAGTATTTCCTCATGTAACAGGAATTGATGTAGCAGGAGAAATTGAAAAATCAAATAGCAAAGATTTTTCTAAAGGAGATAAAGTTGTAGTAACAGGATATGACTTAGGAATGAATACAGATGGGGGTCATCAAGAATATGTAAAAGTTCCTGCAAAGTGGGTAATAAAAATTCCAAACAATCTAACAGAAGAAGAGATAATGACTTATGGAACTGCTGGATTAACAGCAGCCCTTAGTGTAAATGAACTAGAAGAAAATGGAATAAAAAGTGGAAAGATTTTAGTTACAGGAGCAACAGGAGGTGTTGGAAGTATTGCTGTTAGTATTCTTTCAAAACTAAATTATGAAGTTGTTGCAATAACAGGTAAAAAAGATAAAGAAGAATTTCTAAAAAGTCTTGGAGCAAATAAAGTAGTATTAAGAGATGAGTTTGATATAGAAAATAAAAGACCTTTATTAAGTGAAGAGTTTGATGGAGTAATTGATACAGTAGGTGGAGAGTTTTTAGCACATAGTTTAAAACTAATCAAACATAGTGGTGTTGCAACTTGTTGTGGTCTTACATCATCATTTGAATTAAATACAAATGTATTTCCTTTTATATTAAGAGGTATAAGATTAATTGGTATTGATTCAGTAGAAATTGCCCTAGATAAAAAAGAGAAAATTTGGAATAAAATTGCAAATGAATATAAGATATCAAATATGAATAAGTTAGTTAATAAAATAGAACTAGCTGATATAAAAGAAGCCTATGAGAAAATTCTTTCATCAAAAGCAACAGGAAGATATTTAGTAAAAATATAA
- the ccoG gene encoding cytochrome c oxidase accessory protein CcoG produces the protein MTYAKKRYINFFAITIFTFCLPFFTINGNQILLLSFDKMQFHFLGLAFEMQELYIMPFLLIILFIGIFAMTSIAGRVWCGWACPQTIFRVIYRDLIESKIFNLRKISNKQKNINYSTIENKIKKILSIGLFSILSLIIASNFMWYFIPPKDFFIYLQNPNEHVFMYMFILTVALFLVYDIVFTKEHFCTYVCPYSRIQSSLYDDNTIQAIYNTSRGGQIYKNKEKVVFKTKDLTKEDECTTCEACVKICPTNIDIRKGLQVECINCLECVDACTSVMGKLGKKTLVDWGSTNSVIKNKKSKHFTFKNIMYYLCILLSVVLLVISASKKEHFLLNVNKTTNLYEIKNKEFVTNNYILTVQNRSNSNYTFDLKLEDNKTFEIVRFKAFNLKPNQRVKKVLILKTKKRLFLSDLKTTPIKVKIVMYAKQSPQKVYKEQYLSFIYPRNDAFK, from the coding sequence ATGACTTATGCAAAAAAAAGATATATTAACTTCTTTGCAATTACAATTTTCACTTTTTGTTTACCTTTTTTTACGATAAATGGTAATCAAATTTTATTACTATCATTTGATAAAATGCAGTTTCATTTTTTGGGTTTAGCATTTGAGATGCAAGAACTTTACATAATGCCTTTTTTACTTATAATTCTTTTTATTGGTATATTTGCTATGACTTCAATAGCAGGAAGAGTGTGGTGTGGTTGGGCATGTCCACAAACAATTTTTAGAGTAATATATAGAGATTTAATAGAATCAAAAATATTTAATCTAAGAAAAATATCAAATAAACAAAAAAATATCAACTATTCAACAATTGAAAATAAAATAAAAAAGATACTTTCAATTGGACTTTTTTCAATTCTTTCACTTATTATTGCATCAAATTTTATGTGGTATTTTATTCCACCAAAAGACTTTTTTATATATTTACAAAATCCAAATGAACATGTTTTTATGTATATGTTCATATTAACAGTTGCTTTGTTTTTAGTATATGATATTGTATTTACTAAAGAGCATTTTTGTACATATGTTTGTCCTTATTCAAGAATTCAGTCATCACTTTATGATGATAATACAATTCAAGCTATTTATAATACTTCTAGAGGAGGGCAAATATATAAAAATAAAGAAAAAGTAGTATTTAAAACAAAAGATTTAACAAAAGAAGATGAGTGTACAACTTGCGAAGCTTGTGTTAAAATTTGTCCTACAAATATAGATATTAGAAAAGGCTTACAAGTTGAGTGTATTAACTGCTTGGAGTGTGTTGATGCTTGTACAAGTGTGATGGGTAAACTTGGTAAAAAAACTTTAGTTGATTGGGGAAGTACAAACAGTGTAATAAAAAATAAAAAGAGTAAACACTTTACTTTTAAAAATATTATGTATTATCTGTGCATTTTACTTAGTGTAGTTTTATTAGTAATATCTGCATCAAAAAAAGAGCACTTCCTTTTAAATGTAAACAAAACAACAAATCTATATGAAATAAAAAACAAAGAGTTTGTGACAAACAACTATATTTTAACAGTACAAAATAGATCAAATAGTAACTATACTTTTGATTTAAAACTAGAAGATAATAAAACATTTGAAATTGTAAGATTTAAAGCATTTAACCTAAAACCAAACCAAAGAGTAAAAAAAGTATTGATTCTAAAAACAAAAAAGAGGCTATTTTTATCTGATTTAAAAACAACTCCAATAAAAGTAAAAATAGTAATGTATGCTAAGCAAAGCCCACAAAAAGTCTATAAAGAGCAATATTTATCATTTATTTACCCTAGAAATGATGCATTTAAATAA
- a CDS encoding glutamate-5-semialdehyde dehydrogenase: MQQFLKECKKVSREIATLKTDVKNKILNQMADALIEHCDFIVHNNSKDMQEAEKNNLSHDLKDRLFLDGTRVEAMAAAIRQIAAQKEPVGRTLEGWVTESGLNIQKVSIPIGVIGIIYESRPNVTSDTAALCFKSGNVCVLKGGKEAQHSNKAIADILRNVLATNKLPEQAISLLPDSTREGVANLIKQDKYVDLIVPRGGESLIKFISQNSSVPVIKHDKGICHTYIDKFADGKKALEICINAKCSRPGVCNSMETLLVHKEVASYVLPPLQEAFVYEQTELRGCKETQKYIEVNPASDEDFDTEYLANILSIKVVADIHEAIDHINIHGSGHSECIISENYSNINRFLDEVDAACVYANASTRFTDGGAFGLGAEVGISTNKLHSRGPMGINDLTTFKYKVLGNGQIR; this comes from the coding sequence ATGCAACAATTTTTAAAAGAATGCAAAAAAGTTAGTAGAGAGATTGCAACTTTAAAAACTGATGTTAAAAATAAAATCTTAAATCAAATGGCTGATGCGTTAATTGAGCATTGTGACTTTATAGTTCATAACAACTCTAAAGATATGCAAGAAGCAGAAAAAAACAATTTAAGTCATGATTTAAAAGATAGATTATTTTTAGACGGTACTAGAGTTGAAGCAATGGCAGCTGCAATTAGACAAATAGCAGCACAAAAAGAACCAGTAGGAAGAACTCTTGAAGGTTGGGTTACTGAAAGTGGTTTAAACATACAAAAGGTTTCTATACCTATTGGTGTAATTGGAATAATCTACGAAAGTAGACCAAATGTTACAAGTGACACAGCAGCACTATGTTTTAAAAGTGGAAATGTTTGTGTATTAAAAGGTGGAAAAGAAGCCCAACACAGTAACAAAGCAATAGCTGATATATTAAGAAATGTATTAGCAACAAATAAACTTCCCGAGCAAGCAATTTCATTATTACCTGATTCTACTAGAGAAGGTGTAGCAAATCTAATAAAACAAGATAAATATGTTGATTTAATTGTACCAAGAGGTGGAGAATCACTTATCAAATTTATTAGCCAAAACTCAAGTGTTCCAGTAATTAAACATGACAAAGGAATTTGTCACACTTATATAGATAAATTTGCAGATGGTAAAAAAGCTTTAGAGATATGTATAAATGCAAAATGCTCTAGACCAGGAGTTTGTAACTCTATGGAGACTTTATTGGTACATAAAGAGGTTGCAAGCTATGTATTACCTCCTTTACAAGAAGCATTTGTTTATGAACAAACAGAACTAAGAGGTTGTAAAGAAACACAAAAATATATAGAAGTAAATCCAGCAAGTGATGAGGATTTTGATACAGAATATCTTGCTAATATTTTATCTATTAAAGTAGTAGCGGATATACACGAAGCAATTGACCATATTAATATACATGGTTCTGGTCACTCTGAGTGTATTATTAGTGAAAACTATTCGAATATAAATAGATTTTTGGATGAAGTTGATGCTGCTTGTGTATATGCAAATGCAAGTACAAGATTCACTGATGGTGGAGCTTTTGGACTTGGAGCAGAAGTAGGAATATCTACAAATAAACTACATTCAAGAGGTCCTATGGGTATAAATGACCTTACTACATTTAAATACAAAGTATTAGGAAATGGTCAAATAAGATAG
- a CDS encoding phosphorylase family protein, with protein MVVCAGRNEVFNFAQPMGVGLIESAINLTRRCLFDKPDFLLFIGTAGSYGEHNIFDIIESKRASNIELSFLNNDSYTPLDNVIESENNLAKNDTIVNSSNYISSNFSLSKNFNAYGIGIENMEFFSVLQVAKEFEIPAAGIFVVTNYTNETAHDDFMKNHKEAMSKLTQYLIEKNIIKSINH; from the coding sequence ATGGTTGTATGTGCAGGAAGAAATGAAGTATTTAACTTCGCTCAACCAATGGGAGTAGGGTTAATAGAAAGTGCTATCAATTTAACAAGAAGATGCCTTTTTGATAAACCTGATTTTTTACTTTTTATTGGTACGGCTGGTTCTTATGGAGAACATAATATATTTGATATCATTGAATCAAAACGAGCATCAAATATTGAACTCTCTTTTTTAAATAATGATTCATATACACCACTTGATAATGTTATTGAATCAGAGAATAACTTAGCTAAAAATGATACTATTGTTAATAGTTCAAATTATATATCATCAAATTTTTCATTAAGTAAAAATTTTAATGCTTATGGTATTGGTATAGAAAATATGGAATTTTTTTCTGTTCTTCAAGTAGCAAAAGAGTTTGAAATTCCAGCTGCTGGAATTTTTGTTGTTACTAACTATACTAATGAAACTGCACATGATGACTTTATGAAAAATCATAAAGAAGCAATGTCAAAACTTACTCAATACCTTATTGAAAAAAATATAATCAAATCAATAAATCACTAA
- the trxA gene encoding thioredoxin has translation MGKYIELTQENFDSTVSEGVSLVDFWAPWCGPCRMLAPVIEELGEEFEGKANICKVNTDEQQDLAVKYGIRSIPTIIFMKDGEIVDQVVGASSKQSLVEKLNSIA, from the coding sequence ATGGGAAAATATATTGAATTAACACAAGAAAATTTTGATAGCACAGTTTCAGAAGGAGTATCTTTAGTAGACTTTTGGGCTCCATGGTGCGGACCTTGTAGAATGTTAGCTCCTGTTATTGAAGAATTAGGAGAAGAGTTTGAAGGAAAAGCAAATATTTGTAAAGTAAATACAGATGAACAACAAGATTTAGCAGTAAAATATGGAATTAGATCAATTCCTACAATTATTTTTATGAAAGATGGTGAAATTGTAGACCAAGTTGTTGGTGCGTCATCAAAACAATCTTTAGTTGAAAAATTAAACTCAATAGCATAA
- a CDS encoding winged helix-turn-helix transcriptional regulator → METNNKRYNCFFQLATDIIGGKWKSMVLWALKKDVRRNGELKRLIPNISQKMLTQQLRELEDAGIVERIVYPVVPPKVEYKLTTSGEKLIPILYDLHDWGKEYAQNNNIDFGDEAHCVID, encoded by the coding sequence ATGGAGACAAATAATAAACGTTACAATTGTTTTTTTCAATTAGCAACAGATATTATTGGGGGAAAGTGGAAAAGTATGGTTCTTTGGGCTTTAAAAAAAGATGTAAGAAGAAATGGTGAACTAAAAAGATTAATACCAAATATCTCTCAAAAAATGTTAACCCAACAATTGAGAGAGCTAGAAGATGCAGGTATTGTAGAAAGAATAGTTTATCCAGTTGTTCCACCCAAAGTTGAATATAAACTAACGACATCTGGTGAAAAACTTATTCCTATTTTATATGATTTGCATGATTGGGGAAAAGAGTATGCACAAAACAATAACATAGACTTTGGAGATGAAGCTCACTGTGTTATTGATTAA